Proteins encoded in a region of the Marinobacter arenosus genome:
- the accC gene encoding acetyl-CoA carboxylase biotin carboxylase subunit — MAMLEKVLIANRGEIALRILRACKELGIKTVAVHSQVDRDLMHVRLADESVCIGPNSPLDSYLNIPTIISAAEVTDSVGIHPGYGFLAENADFAEQVEKSGFHFIGPRAETIRLMGNKVSAINAMIRAGVPTVPGSDGPLTDDDERTLRIAREIGYPVMIKAASGGGGRGMQVVHSEAALLKGVQITQSEARNAFGDPTVYLEKFLERPRHVEVQVLADMHGNCIHLGDRDCSMQRRNQKVIEEAPAPNVNPEARARTLKACVDACKEIGYVGAGTFEFLYQDGEFYFIEMNTRVQVEHPVSEMVTGVDIVREQLRIASGLPLQYSQEDIRISGHAIECRINAEDPKTFAPSPGKVKHFHAPGGNGVRVDSHLYSGYTVPPFYDSLVAKLITWGDDREIARRRMKNALDELVVEGIKTNQPLHAKLVRDGGFKQVDFTIHYLEKLMRD; from the coding sequence ATGGCCATGTTAGAAAAAGTTCTGATCGCAAACCGGGGTGAAATTGCCCTCCGGATCTTGCGCGCCTGCAAGGAGCTGGGCATCAAGACCGTCGCAGTGCATTCCCAGGTCGACCGTGACCTGATGCACGTCCGATTGGCAGACGAATCCGTCTGCATCGGCCCGAACAGCCCCCTGGACAGCTACCTCAACATTCCGACCATCATCAGCGCCGCCGAAGTGACCGACTCCGTGGGCATTCACCCCGGCTATGGTTTCCTCGCCGAGAACGCCGATTTCGCCGAGCAGGTGGAGAAAAGCGGCTTTCATTTCATCGGCCCCAGGGCTGAAACCATTCGCCTGATGGGCAACAAGGTTTCGGCCATCAACGCCATGATCCGCGCCGGTGTTCCCACCGTGCCTGGCTCCGATGGCCCGCTGACCGATGACGATGAGCGCACCCTGCGCATTGCCCGCGAGATCGGTTACCCGGTAATGATCAAGGCCGCCTCCGGTGGCGGTGGTCGCGGCATGCAGGTGGTGCATTCCGAAGCCGCCCTGCTGAAGGGCGTCCAGATTACCCAGAGTGAAGCCCGGAATGCGTTCGGCGACCCGACCGTGTACCTGGAAAAATTCCTGGAGCGACCGCGTCACGTGGAGGTTCAGGTACTCGCCGACATGCATGGCAACTGCATCCATCTGGGCGACCGCGACTGCTCCATGCAACGGCGGAACCAGAAAGTCATCGAGGAGGCTCCGGCTCCGAACGTGAACCCCGAAGCACGGGCCCGCACGCTCAAGGCCTGCGTCGATGCCTGCAAGGAAATCGGCTACGTGGGCGCCGGCACCTTCGAGTTCCTGTACCAGGACGGCGAGTTCTACTTCATCGAAATGAACACCCGTGTTCAGGTGGAGCATCCGGTGTCTGAAATGGTCACCGGCGTGGACATCGTACGCGAGCAGCTGCGCATCGCCAGCGGCCTGCCGCTCCAGTACAGCCAGGAGGACATTCGCATCTCCGGCCATGCCATCGAGTGTCGGATCAACGCCGAGGATCCCAAGACGTTCGCGCCCAGCCCCGGCAAGGTTAAGCATTTCCACGCCCCGGGCGGAAATGGCGTTCGCGTCGATTCCCACCTGTACAGTGGTTACACCGTGCCGCCCTTCTACGATTCCCTGGTGGCCAAGCTGATCACCTGGGGCGACGATCGGGAGATCGCCCGCCGGCGCATGAAGAACGCGCTGGACGAGCTGGTGGTCGAGGGCATCAAGACCAATCAGCCCCTGCATGCAAAACTGGTACGCGATGGTGGCTTCAAACAGGTAGACTTCACCATTCATTACCTTGAAAAACTGATGCGGGACTGA
- the prmA gene encoding 50S ribosomal protein L11 methyltransferase → MPWIQLQIPADPDNADQLEDLLMEMGADAVSMEDAADQPLYEPDPGTTPLWSQTTVTGLFQSDRDIDQLCADLRDAWHQATQQALADIEVTLVEDKDWERAWMDDFHPLKFGERLWIVPSWHAAPDPDAANLMLDPGLAFGTGTHPTTALCLEWLDGQDVRNRQVIDYGCGSGILGLAALLLGADHVIGVDTDPQALEASRENARRNGVDDSRLDLYLPANEPDTKADVMLANILAQPLIGLAPHLAARTKPGGDLVLSGILSHQAREVMAAYEPWFVMDEPEQREEWIRLTGRRHGG, encoded by the coding sequence ATGCCCTGGATACAACTTCAGATCCCGGCTGATCCGGACAATGCGGATCAGCTGGAGGATCTGCTCATGGAAATGGGCGCCGACGCCGTTTCCATGGAAGACGCCGCCGATCAGCCACTGTACGAACCGGATCCGGGCACAACCCCCTTGTGGAGCCAGACCACCGTCACCGGGCTGTTTCAGTCTGACCGGGACATCGACCAGCTGTGCGCGGATCTGCGCGATGCCTGGCATCAGGCAACCCAGCAGGCCCTGGCCGACATCGAGGTCACCCTGGTCGAGGACAAGGACTGGGAACGGGCCTGGATGGACGATTTCCACCCCCTGAAATTCGGCGAGCGTCTCTGGATCGTTCCCAGCTGGCACGCCGCGCCGGACCCGGACGCCGCCAATCTGATGCTGGATCCGGGCCTGGCTTTCGGCACCGGCACCCACCCGACCACCGCACTGTGCCTGGAATGGCTGGACGGCCAGGATGTCCGCAACCGCCAGGTGATCGACTATGGCTGCGGGTCGGGCATTCTCGGCCTGGCCGCCCTCCTGCTTGGCGCCGATCACGTGATTGGGGTTGATACCGACCCCCAGGCACTGGAAGCCAGCCGTGAAAATGCCCGGCGCAACGGCGTCGACGACAGCCGCCTCGATCTCTACCTGCCGGCCAACGAACCGGATACCAAGGCCGACGTCATGCTGGCCAACATCCTGGCACAACCCCTGATCGGCCTCGCACCGCATCTCGCCGCCCGGACCAAACCTGGCGGGGACCTGGTACTGTCGGGCATCCTGTCGCACCAGGCACGGGAGGTCATGGCCGCTTACGAGCCCTGGTTCGTGATGGACGAACCGGAACAGCGCGAAGAGTGGATCCGCCTCACAGGACGACGCCACGGTGGATGA
- a CDS encoding DUF3426 domain-containing protein: MTQSSLQTQCPKCETRFRVTDEQLGIAKGKVRCGNCMAVFNAIDHQVLPRTSQPQTPPKPASAAPEPGAGSSASSGSFASEEDFVFADNPEEDAAEGPYAGSKMTFSDDELSDSFRSVDGQRHSDFHDTDDDSPHHDVDESWAEAILEDTDQPSSAPGKAEAPRKAEMPRRPEPRPEPTPRPASQPSPRSPEPSPEPGLELEMTPDVETEPVRAMTASKPGDDFSDTFAASEPDFGSDSRNERLGEPMAATIPFDDLRREPVSVRGGGTGKLRTFVWTLVVLALIGVLVAQVTWFQFDRLSAIPELRPFYERGCEFAGCELEPLINVDAIQSRKLVVRTDPENRTQLVVDAVIINRAAFEQPFPAIALTFSNLNGDVVAQSIFTPDEYLAGDGQNLDMMPKDTPVRIAIDIRDPGKDAVNYNLNFRPYTP, encoded by the coding sequence ATGACCCAGAGCAGCCTGCAGACCCAATGCCCCAAATGCGAGACCCGGTTCCGGGTCACGGACGAACAGCTTGGTATCGCCAAGGGCAAGGTTCGCTGCGGCAACTGCATGGCGGTGTTCAACGCCATTGATCACCAGGTGCTGCCACGCACCAGCCAGCCCCAGACGCCGCCCAAACCGGCGTCTGCGGCCCCGGAACCGGGGGCAGGCAGCTCCGCGTCGAGCGGGTCTTTCGCATCCGAAGAAGACTTTGTCTTCGCCGACAACCCCGAGGAAGACGCCGCTGAGGGCCCGTACGCGGGCAGCAAGATGACGTTCTCCGATGATGAGCTGAGCGACAGTTTCCGCTCGGTCGATGGCCAGCGTCATTCGGATTTCCACGACACGGATGACGACTCTCCCCACCATGATGTGGATGAGAGCTGGGCCGAGGCCATTCTCGAAGACACCGATCAACCGTCATCCGCTCCCGGCAAGGCAGAGGCACCCCGCAAGGCGGAGATGCCTCGACGACCGGAGCCTCGCCCGGAACCAACCCCCCGACCCGCGTCCCAGCCCTCACCCCGGTCGCCAGAACCGTCACCGGAACCAGGACTGGAACTCGAGATGACGCCGGACGTTGAGACCGAACCGGTTCGGGCCATGACGGCGAGCAAACCGGGCGACGATTTCTCCGACACCTTTGCCGCCAGCGAACCCGATTTCGGGAGCGACAGCCGGAACGAACGGCTCGGCGAACCCATGGCGGCCACCATCCCGTTCGACGACCTTCGGCGGGAGCCGGTATCGGTGCGGGGCGGCGGCACCGGCAAGCTCCGCACCTTTGTCTGGACCCTGGTGGTTCTCGCCCTGATCGGTGTGCTGGTGGCCCAGGTTACCTGGTTCCAGTTCGACCGCCTGTCTGCCATTCCGGAACTGCGCCCCTTCTACGAGAGAGGTTGCGAGTTCGCTGGCTGCGAACTGGAGCCACTGATTAATGTCGATGCGATCCAGAGCCGTAAGCTGGTGGTGCGGACAGACCCGGAAAACCGGACTCAGCTGGTGGTGGATGCCGTGATCATCAACCGGGCCGCGTTCGAGCAACCTTTCCCGGCCATCGCCCTGACTTTTTCCAACCTGAACGGGGATGTGGTCGCCCAGAGCATCTTCACGCCGGACGAATACCTGGCCGGAGACGGACAGAATCTCGACATGATGCCCAAGGATACGCCGGTCCGGATCGCGATCGATATCCGTGACCCCGGCAAGGATGCGGTGAACTACAATCTCAATTTCCGCCCCTACACGCCCTGA
- the dusB gene encoding tRNA dihydrouridine synthase DusB translates to MLPTAKIGPYTLPNPLIVAPMAGVTDRPFRLLCRRMGAGLAVSEMVIADSKLWHTRKSQTRLNHEGEPEPRSVQIAGGDPEMLADAARQNADFGAQIIDINMGCPAKKVCNKAAGSALMKDEGLVREILNAVVAAVDIPVTLKMRTGWDADNRNAAVIARMAEDAGIQALAIHGRTRADKYNGNAEYDTIADVKSRVRIPVFANGDISSPEKAQQVLKHTGADGLLIGRGAQGRPWIFREILHYLETGSHLPEPPLDEVEQILIEHLAALHSFYGEKMGVRIARKHVGWYLQSHDQNKQFRNRFNAIDDALEQTDSIQQYFAGLRNGEVFAA, encoded by the coding sequence ATGCTGCCGACGGCAAAAATCGGGCCGTACACCTTGCCCAATCCGCTCATTGTTGCGCCCATGGCCGGCGTAACGGACCGCCCTTTCCGGCTGTTGTGCCGCCGAATGGGAGCGGGCCTTGCGGTATCGGAAATGGTCATAGCGGACAGCAAGCTCTGGCATACGCGCAAATCCCAGACTCGCCTGAACCATGAGGGGGAGCCGGAACCTCGTTCAGTGCAGATTGCCGGCGGTGATCCCGAGATGCTGGCCGATGCCGCACGCCAGAATGCCGACTTCGGTGCCCAGATCATCGACATAAACATGGGATGCCCGGCAAAGAAGGTGTGCAACAAGGCTGCGGGATCCGCCCTGATGAAGGATGAAGGCCTGGTCCGCGAGATTCTGAACGCGGTGGTGGCCGCCGTCGATATCCCGGTCACGTTGAAAATGCGTACCGGCTGGGATGCCGACAACCGGAACGCGGCTGTGATCGCCCGGATGGCGGAGGATGCCGGCATCCAGGCCCTGGCCATCCACGGGCGCACCCGTGCGGACAAGTACAACGGCAACGCCGAGTACGACACCATTGCCGACGTCAAATCCCGGGTCCGGATTCCGGTGTTCGCCAATGGCGACATCAGCTCCCCGGAGAAGGCACAGCAGGTGCTGAAGCATACGGGCGCCGATGGCCTGCTGATCGGCCGGGGAGCCCAGGGGCGCCCCTGGATTTTCCGGGAAATTCTCCACTACCTGGAGACCGGAAGCCATCTGCCGGAACCGCCTCTGGACGAGGTGGAACAGATCCTGATCGAACATCTGGCCGCCCTGCACAGCTTCTATGGCGAGAAAATGGGTGTGCGTATCGCCAGAAAACACGTGGGCTGGTACCTGCAGTCCCACGACCAGAACAAACAGTTCCGTAACCGCTTCAACGCGATCGACGATGCGTTGGAGCAGACAGACAGTATTCAACAGTACTTTGCAGGCTTACGAAATGGAGAGGTATTCGCAGCATGA
- the fis gene encoding DNA-binding transcriptional regulator Fis: protein MTAETLANDNLSTPASEDIHQLQTVNGNGNSVTLRDSVEVALKNYFAQLDGAPVTEVYQLVLSEVEAPLLEQVMKYTRNNQTKASTMLGLNRGTLRKKLKQYGLL, encoded by the coding sequence ATGACCGCTGAGACTTTGGCAAACGACAATCTAAGCACCCCGGCCAGCGAGGATATTCATCAGCTTCAGACGGTGAATGGCAATGGCAACAGCGTTACCCTGCGCGACAGCGTCGAGGTTGCCCTGAAAAACTACTTCGCGCAGCTCGATGGCGCGCCCGTGACCGAGGTGTACCAACTGGTACTGTCCGAGGTGGAAGCACCGCTGCTGGAGCAGGTGATGAAATACACCCGCAACAACCAGACCAAGGCCTCGACCATGCTCGGCCTCAATCGTGGCACCCTGCGCAAGAAGCTGAAGCAGTACGGTCTGCTATAA
- the purH gene encoding bifunctional phosphoribosylaminoimidazolecarboxamide formyltransferase/IMP cyclohydrolase, whose translation MANQANSPIRRALISVSDKTGIVDFGRALTDRGIELLSTGGTFRLLKENNIPVTEVSDYTGFPEMMDGRVKTLHPKIHGGILGRRGTDDAIMGEHGINPIDMVVVNLYPFEETVANPDCDLPTAIENIDIGGPTMVRAAAKNHNDVAIVVNAADYARVLKELNDNDGELSYRTRFDLAVKAFEHTAGYDGAIANYLGGRTPDNDNADFPRTFNAQFVKVQDMRYGENPHQRAAFYAERNPREACVATAKQLQGKELSYNNVADTDAALECVKPFADPACVIVKHANPCGVAIGADIHQAYELAFATDPTSAFGGIIAFNRELDAKTAKAIIDRQFVEVIIAPTIAPEAVELVAAKKNVRLLACGEFDSERAQTMDYKRVTGGLLVQDRDLGMVAMSDVKVVTERQPSEEELNDLLFAWEVAKYVKSNAIVYARAGRTIGVGAGQMSRVYSAKIAGIKAADENLEVKGSVMASDAFFPFRDGIDAAAKAGITAVIQPGGSMRDQEVIDAANEHGIAMVFTGMRHFRH comes from the coding sequence ATGGCAAACCAGGCTAACTCCCCCATCCGTCGCGCGCTGATCAGCGTGAGTGACAAGACCGGCATCGTCGACTTTGGCCGGGCCCTCACCGACCGAGGCATCGAACTGCTATCTACCGGAGGCACCTTCCGTCTCCTGAAGGAAAACAACATTCCGGTCACCGAAGTCTCCGATTACACCGGCTTCCCGGAAATGATGGACGGCCGGGTCAAGACCCTGCACCCGAAGATCCATGGCGGCATTCTGGGCCGGCGCGGTACCGACGATGCCATCATGGGCGAGCACGGCATCAATCCAATCGACATGGTGGTGGTCAACCTCTACCCGTTCGAGGAGACCGTCGCCAACCCTGACTGCGATCTGCCCACCGCCATCGAGAATATCGACATTGGCGGGCCCACCATGGTGCGCGCAGCGGCGAAGAACCACAACGACGTCGCCATCGTGGTCAATGCAGCGGACTACGCCCGGGTCCTGAAGGAACTCAACGACAATGACGGCGAGCTCAGCTACCGCACCCGCTTTGATCTGGCCGTGAAGGCGTTCGAGCATACCGCCGGTTACGACGGTGCCATCGCCAACTACCTGGGAGGTCGCACCCCGGACAACGACAATGCCGACTTCCCCCGTACCTTTAACGCCCAGTTCGTGAAGGTCCAGGACATGCGGTACGGCGAGAACCCGCACCAGCGGGCCGCGTTCTACGCCGAGCGCAATCCCAGGGAAGCCTGTGTCGCGACCGCCAAACAGCTTCAGGGCAAGGAACTCTCCTACAACAACGTGGCCGATACCGATGCGGCCCTCGAATGCGTGAAACCGTTTGCGGACCCGGCCTGTGTCATCGTGAAGCACGCCAATCCCTGCGGTGTCGCCATTGGCGCCGACATCCACCAGGCCTACGAACTGGCCTTCGCCACGGATCCGACCTCGGCCTTCGGCGGCATCATCGCCTTTAACCGGGAGCTCGACGCGAAGACCGCCAAGGCGATCATTGATCGCCAGTTCGTGGAGGTCATTATTGCCCCGACCATCGCCCCCGAGGCGGTCGAGCTGGTCGCTGCCAAGAAGAACGTGCGCCTGCTGGCCTGCGGTGAGTTTGACAGTGAACGCGCCCAGACCATGGACTACAAGCGGGTTACCGGCGGTCTGCTGGTGCAGGACCGGGATCTGGGCATGGTGGCCATGTCCGACGTCAAGGTGGTCACCGAGCGCCAGCCCTCGGAAGAGGAACTCAACGACCTGCTGTTCGCCTGGGAAGTGGCCAAGTACGTCAAATCCAATGCCATTGTGTACGCCAGGGCCGGTCGCACTATTGGCGTCGGCGCCGGCCAGATGAGCCGGGTCTACAGCGCCAAAATTGCCGGCATCAAGGCGGCCGACGAAAACCTGGAAGTAAAAGGCTCGGTGATGGCCTCGGACGCCTTCTTCCCGTTCCGGGACGGCATCGATGCCGCCGCCAAGGCGGGCATCACCGCGGTGATCCAGCCCGGCGGCTCCATGCGCGACCAGGAAGTGATCGATGCGGCCAACGAGCATGGCATCGCCATGGTGTTCACCGGCATGCGCCACTTCCGCCACTGA
- the purD gene encoding phosphoribosylamine--glycine ligase yields MNILVIGNGGREHALAWKAAQSPQADRVFVAPGNAGTAREPGLENVNIDVMDLDGLANFAATNNVGLTIVGPEAPLVAGIVDRFEERGLRVFGPSAGAAQLEGSKAFTKDFLARQKIPTAAYANFTDVDEALAYVREQGAPIVVKADGLAAGKGVIVAMTLAEAEDAIRDMLAGNAFGDAGSRVVVEEFLDGEEASFIVMVDGEHVLPMATSQDHKRVGDGDTGPNTGGMGAYSPAPVVTPDVYQRIMDEVIYPTVRGMAAEGHPYKGFLYAGLMIDGSGAPKVIEFNCRFGDPETQPIMLRMQSDLVELCGAAIDGKLDQCRSDWDDRASVGIVLAAGGYPGSYNKGDVISGLPETETEGEKVFHAGTRLNGDQVVTNGGRVLCATALGNTVTEAQQRAYALAKTIQWDGVFYRTDIAHRAISREQS; encoded by the coding sequence ATGAACATTCTTGTGATCGGCAACGGCGGCCGCGAGCATGCCCTGGCCTGGAAAGCGGCCCAATCTCCACAGGCAGACCGGGTGTTCGTCGCGCCCGGGAACGCTGGCACCGCCCGTGAGCCGGGCCTGGAAAACGTCAACATTGACGTGATGGACCTGGACGGACTGGCCAATTTCGCCGCCACCAACAACGTCGGCCTGACCATCGTTGGCCCCGAAGCTCCCTTGGTTGCCGGTATCGTCGACCGCTTCGAGGAGCGTGGCCTGAGGGTCTTCGGCCCCAGTGCCGGCGCCGCTCAGCTGGAGGGCTCCAAGGCTTTCACCAAGGACTTCCTGGCGCGACAGAAGATTCCGACCGCCGCCTACGCCAACTTCACCGACGTCGATGAAGCCCTGGCCTACGTCCGGGAGCAGGGCGCACCCATCGTGGTCAAGGCCGATGGCCTGGCGGCTGGCAAAGGCGTGATCGTGGCCATGACCCTGGCCGAAGCCGAAGACGCGATCCGCGACATGCTGGCCGGCAACGCGTTTGGCGATGCCGGCAGCCGGGTGGTGGTCGAGGAGTTCCTGGACGGCGAGGAAGCCAGCTTCATTGTCATGGTCGACGGCGAGCATGTGCTGCCCATGGCCACCTCCCAGGATCACAAACGGGTCGGCGACGGCGACACCGGCCCCAACACCGGCGGCATGGGCGCATACTCCCCGGCCCCGGTGGTTACCCCGGACGTCTACCAGCGCATCATGGACGAAGTCATCTATCCCACGGTGCGCGGCATGGCGGCCGAAGGCCACCCCTACAAGGGCTTCCTGTATGCCGGCCTGATGATCGACGGTAGCGGCGCGCCGAAGGTGATCGAATTCAATTGCCGGTTTGGCGATCCGGAAACCCAGCCGATCATGCTGCGCATGCAATCGGACCTGGTGGAACTGTGCGGCGCGGCGATTGACGGCAAGCTGGACCAGTGCCGGTCCGACTGGGACGATCGTGCGTCGGTCGGCATCGTACTGGCCGCCGGCGGCTATCCGGGCAGCTATAACAAGGGCGATGTCATTTCCGGGTTGCCGGAAACTGAGACCGAAGGCGAGAAAGTTTTCCACGCCGGGACCCGGTTGAACGGGGATCAGGTGGTGACCAACGGCGGCCGGGTGCTCTGTGCCACTGCACTTGGCAACACCGTGACCGAAGCCCAGCAACGAGCCTACGCACTGGCAAAAACCATCCAGTGGGATGGCGTGTTCTATCGCACGGACATTGCACATCGGGCCATTTCCCGTGAACAATCCTGA
- a CDS encoding alpha/beta fold hydrolase, producing MPHHRPLNLLLIALMTLVVSACSRQSMYETAIHLERSSSGLEADTIQVEGLEIAYLRNSEMTDGDTIVMVHGFGANKDNWTRLANELTADFNVYAIDLPGHGDSSKPLDLGYTLEEQTTHLSAILQALSIKESHMMGNSMGGAITALYSARYPDRIKTAVLFNPAGIFDYDSELVGLVLEGDNPLIPSEPGDLERLMDFALAEKPFVPWPVLGVMEEKAIANREVNEVIFAAIRDSGYETAFRSRLALIRDPVLVVWGKEDRVINYRNGELFVAAIPDARLHLLDDIGHAPMIEAPERSAELFRSFLESAH from the coding sequence ATGCCTCACCATCGCCCTCTGAACCTGCTTCTCATTGCCCTGATGACCCTGGTTGTCAGCGCCTGTTCGCGGCAGAGCATGTATGAAACCGCCATCCACCTGGAGCGATCAAGCTCGGGGCTGGAAGCGGATACCATTCAGGTGGAGGGGCTTGAGATCGCCTACCTGCGCAACTCGGAAATGACCGACGGCGACACCATTGTGATGGTGCACGGGTTCGGGGCCAACAAGGATAACTGGACCCGCCTTGCCAACGAGCTGACCGCCGACTTCAACGTTTACGCCATCGATCTGCCGGGCCACGGTGACAGCAGCAAGCCACTGGACCTCGGATACACCCTGGAAGAACAGACCACCCACCTCTCGGCCATCCTGCAGGCGCTGTCCATCAAGGAATCCCACATGATGGGCAACTCCATGGGCGGCGCGATTACCGCGCTTTATTCGGCACGCTATCCCGATCGCATCAAGACGGCGGTGCTGTTCAATCCCGCCGGTATCTTCGACTATGACAGCGAACTTGTCGGTCTGGTACTGGAGGGCGACAACCCTCTGATCCCGTCAGAACCGGGGGATCTGGAGCGGCTAATGGATTTCGCACTGGCGGAGAAGCCGTTCGTGCCCTGGCCGGTTCTGGGCGTGATGGAAGAAAAGGCGATTGCCAACCGCGAGGTTAATGAAGTGATCTTCGCCGCGATCCGGGACAGCGGCTATGAAACCGCCTTCCGGTCCCGCCTCGCACTGATCCGGGATCCGGTACTGGTGGTCTGGGGCAAGGAAGACCGGGTCATCAATTACCGCAACGGCGAGCTGTTCGTGGCGGCCATTCCGGATGCCCGCCTGCACCTGCTGGACGATATTGGCCACGCTCCCATGATTGAGGCACCGGAACGCTCCGCCGAACTCTTTCGCTCGTTCCTTGAGTCGGCGCATTGA
- a CDS encoding cation:proton antiporter family protein, with the protein MPEALWISFAFALGLLVKGVGLPPLVGYLAAGFLLSGLSTVSGLAIEATDALNHIAHLGVLLLLFTVGLKLKLRSIVSREVIGGSLLHFGITCTVFTPGLYLLMDLPWQTAFMLAIALSFSSTVLAAKVLETKRELRAFHGRVAIGILIMQDLIALVVMSLAAGQTPSEWALIVFGLPLLRPLLYRLLDASGHDELLVLLGLLVALVLGGYGFESVGLSAELGALVFGAMLSNHPRSQELSKSLWSVKEMFLVGFFLQIGIGGLPDSQALAFALVAALVLPLKGILFFFLLLAFRLRARSSFLSALALTNYSEFGLIVASVALPEWLVPLAISVAISFVISAPLNRFAHVIYERFGSGLSRFETQKHHPDEQPLSLGNTRVLIMGMGRTGTAAYDWVSRQEPELMGLDSDPAKASKHQKEGRNVVFADAEDASFWNGLHMPEVHSVILALGDIEGKLIAARMLRKLGFRGYIVAHTLYDDEAHQIREAGANEAYLTMNETGVALASHIISRANERSD; encoded by the coding sequence ATGCCTGAAGCTCTCTGGATTTCGTTCGCCTTTGCACTTGGCCTGCTGGTCAAAGGTGTCGGTTTGCCGCCACTGGTGGGCTATCTGGCCGCGGGCTTCCTGCTCAGCGGCCTGTCCACCGTGTCCGGCCTGGCCATCGAAGCCACCGACGCGCTCAACCACATCGCCCACCTTGGCGTCCTGCTGCTGCTGTTCACGGTCGGCCTCAAACTGAAACTCAGATCCATTGTCAGCCGCGAGGTAATCGGCGGCAGCCTGCTGCATTTTGGCATCACCTGCACGGTCTTCACCCCGGGCCTGTATCTGCTGATGGACCTGCCCTGGCAAACCGCCTTCATGCTGGCCATCGCCCTGTCCTTTTCCTCAACGGTTCTGGCCGCCAAGGTCCTGGAAACCAAGCGGGAGCTGCGCGCCTTCCATGGCCGTGTCGCCATCGGCATCCTGATCATGCAGGATCTGATTGCGCTCGTCGTGATGAGCCTCGCCGCCGGCCAGACACCTTCGGAGTGGGCGCTGATCGTTTTCGGGCTTCCGCTGCTACGCCCCCTGCTGTATCGGCTGCTTGACGCCAGCGGACACGATGAACTGCTGGTGCTGCTCGGTCTCCTGGTGGCACTGGTGCTGGGCGGGTATGGCTTTGAATCCGTGGGCCTGAGCGCCGAGCTTGGCGCCCTGGTGTTCGGGGCCATGTTGTCGAATCACCCCCGCTCCCAGGAGCTGTCCAAGTCCCTGTGGAGCGTGAAAGAGATGTTCCTGGTGGGATTTTTCCTGCAGATCGGCATTGGCGGGCTGCCGGACAGCCAGGCCCTCGCCTTTGCGCTGGTCGCGGCACTGGTGTTGCCCCTGAAGGGCATCCTGTTCTTCTTTCTGTTGCTGGCCTTCCGTCTGCGAGCGAGAAGCAGCTTCCTGAGCGCGCTGGCACTGACCAACTACAGCGAGTTCGGCCTGATTGTCGCCAGTGTTGCTCTGCCAGAATGGCTGGTGCCACTGGCGATCTCGGTCGCGATCTCGTTCGTCATTTCCGCGCCACTGAACCGCTTCGCCCACGTCATCTACGAGCGTTTCGGATCCGGCCTGAGTCGCTTCGAAACCCAGAAACACCACCCGGACGAACAGCCCCTGTCCCTGGGCAATACCCGGGTCCTGATCATGGGCATGGGGCGAACGGGCACTGCGGCCTATGACTGGGTATCAAGACAGGAACCGGAATTGATGGGGCTGGATTCTGATCCGGCCAAGGCCAGCAAGCACCAGAAGGAAGGCCGCAACGTCGTGTTCGCCGACGCCGAGGATGCCTCATTCTGGAACGGCCTGCACATGCCCGAGGTGCACTCGGTCATTCTTGCCCTGGGCGACATCGAGGGCAAACTCATTGCCGCACGCATGCTGAGAAAACTGGGCTTCCGGGGGTATATCGTTGCCCACACCCTGTACGACGATGAGGCCCACCAGATCCGTGAGGCCGGCGCCAATGAGGCCTACCTGACCATGAACGAGACCGGTGTTGCTCTCGCGAGCCACATCATCAGCCGGGCCAACGAACGCTCCGACTGA